The Desertibacillus haloalkaliphilus DNA window CCATTGTGGTTGGATTACTCACCTATGTAACTTGGGGCGTCTTCACACCAGCCGAATGGCAAACCGTGATTCAACCCGTGGTTCCTGCACTGCTTTTTGCTGCGATTGCCTTTTGGCTATTGAGGGATCATCATGAGTAAACGAACGATTGAAAAGAAAATCTTACTACCATTTCTACTCGTTGTCATCTTACCGATTCTTGCCTCAGGTCTTTCCTCCTATTGGACCGTGTCTAATGCGTACCAACAGCAAATGTTTCTAGCAACGGAACAAACGATAGACAGTTGGTTTTCCATTCAAGAACGAATTCGGGGGTATAGAGATGACGGTCGGATCAACAACGACGATTACGAGGAGCTGCTCGGTGAGCTTCAAGTGGAAGTAGGTGACCTTCAGCCATTGACACCTATAAGTGCAGAGCAAGAAGTGCGCCCCGATGGTTGGACGAGACTTGATGATACACTAATTGGAAAGCAGCATTGGGTGTATGTTGTAACGGATCCATTCACCTCAATTCAATACGAGTATCCTATTGAGTTATCTGTATGGACAGAGGCAATGCAGGAGGTTCAAAAATATACAGTTCTAGTCGTTATCATTGCATCGATTATAGCGGTTCAGCTCACGATTATTCTCTCTCATCATATCGCTAAACCGATCCGTAAATTAGCAGAGTTCTGTCGTTCGATCGGTGAAGGTGGAACAACGCTGCCACCTGAGCACGTCTATCAAGGTAGACGAGATGAGATTGAGATTCTTGGAGAAAGTTTAAAAGAAATGATTGAGAGTCTAGAACAAAAAAATGATTCATTGAAACAAATGAAAGATTTTCAAGAGCGATTGTTAAATGGCACCTTACTAGGGATTTATACGATTACATTGGATGGTCAAATTCTTCTGAAGAATGAAAAGTGGAAACGTATTGAAACATCGGTTCCTACATTTCAAGACAAAGTGGACAGGTGGTTGAAAGATCCTCATCAAGAAAGCGAGGTACAAGAACAGTGGCAGCTTGAGAGCACAAACGGAAGGAAAGATTTGCTCGTAAAAAAAGTGCCGCTTGAAGATTCAGAAGGAAGCATTGTCGCCTTACTATGTACGGTTGAAGACATTACGTCAGTGAAAAGGATCGAAACTAAAATCGAGACGATCAACCGATTAACATCGTTAGGCAGGCTATCAGCACAAATCGCTCATGAAATTCGCAATCCACTAGCTGGGATGAAGACAACGTCTCAAGTGTTAAAGAAACGGTTGACATTAGACGAAAAAGAACGGCAACTGTTTAATATGATTGAAACTGAAATTGACCGTTTAAATAAAACGATCACGAAAATGTTGGTTTTTTCACGGCCACGGGAGGCGAATCGTGAGATAGTTGCTTTTATGGATGTTTTTAGAGAATCGAATCGATTGATTGAGCAGGCAAGGAGATCAAAGGGAATTTCAGTTATTGAACGAATTGATCCCGCTGTTACGGTTTATATCGACCGTGATCATTTAAAACAGATTTTATTAAATGTATTGATCAATGCGACAAAGGCGGTCGATGCCGGTGGGCGAATGGAGGTGAAGGCATATGATAATGGTCCGTACACGTTCGTTGAAGTCACAGACAATGGTAGTGGGATAACAAAAGAGGATCTTCCGAAACTATTTGACCCGTTTTTTACAACAGATACCAAAGGAACAGGATTAGGACTAGCTGTTGTTCAGCAACTTGTCTTACAAAATGATGGTGAAGTGAAAGTAGAAAGTAATCCGGGAGAAGGAACGACCTTTACACTAATTTTTCTAAGAAATGAGGGGAAAGAAGTTGGAGCAGAAAATAGCAATGATTGAAGATGAAACAACGATTCGTTATTCACTTGAAATGGGCTTTGCTGACCTTGGCTATACAGTGGAAGGTGCTGAAACATTAGAAGCGGGAATGCGACTCCTTTACGACTTCCAACCCCAAGTTCTTTTACTTGATGTTAGGTTACCAGACGGAGATGGAATTGAAAAGTTAACAGAGATCAAAGAGGCTTTCCCTGAATTGCAAATTATTATGATGACAGCTTATGGGAATACGGCGAGTGTCGTTCAAGCGATGAAAAATGGTGCCATCGACTATTTAAGTAAACCGTTTGAATGGGATGAGATTGAATTCATCGTTTCAAAAACATTTGAGCACTTAAAACTTCGTCACCAAGTGGAACGGTATGAATGGGAAACACAAGCGCGTAACCAAGACAAGGAAACATTGATCGGTGAATCACGCGTGATGCAAGATCTGTTAAAAAAAGCAATCGTAGCTGCCCCTACAGAATCCACGGTACTCATTCATGGGGAAACGGGTACAGGAAAAGAACGAATCGCTCAAATGATTCATGAAGAAAGCCGTCGAGCAAAGGGCCCATTTATGGCTTTAAACTGTGGGGCGATCCCTGTACATTTAATGGAAAGTGAACTGTTTGGCTATGAAAAAGGTGCATTTACTGGAGCTGGGCAATTAAAAAAAGGATTAGTTGAATGGGCCGATGGTGGAACGTTGTTTTTAGATGAGGTCGGCGAGATGCCACTTGATACACAAGTGAAAC harbors:
- a CDS encoding sensor histidine kinase, coding for MSKRTIEKKILLPFLLVVILPILASGLSSYWTVSNAYQQQMFLATEQTIDSWFSIQERIRGYRDDGRINNDDYEELLGELQVEVGDLQPLTPISAEQEVRPDGWTRLDDTLIGKQHWVYVVTDPFTSIQYEYPIELSVWTEAMQEVQKYTVLVVIIASIIAVQLTIILSHHIAKPIRKLAEFCRSIGEGGTTLPPEHVYQGRRDEIEILGESLKEMIESLEQKNDSLKQMKDFQERLLNGTLLGIYTITLDGQILLKNEKWKRIETSVPTFQDKVDRWLKDPHQESEVQEQWQLESTNGRKDLLVKKVPLEDSEGSIVALLCTVEDITSVKRIETKIETINRLTSLGRLSAQIAHEIRNPLAGMKTTSQVLKKRLTLDEKERQLFNMIETEIDRLNKTITKMLVFSRPREANREIVAFMDVFRESNRLIEQARRSKGISVIERIDPAVTVYIDRDHLKQILLNVLINATKAVDAGGRMEVKAYDNGPYTFVEVTDNGSGITKEDLPKLFDPFFTTDTKGTGLGLAVVQQLVLQNDGEVKVESNPGEGTTFTLIFLRNEGKEVGAENSND
- a CDS encoding sigma-54-dependent transcriptional regulator, whose amino-acid sequence is MEQKIAMIEDETTIRYSLEMGFADLGYTVEGAETLEAGMRLLYDFQPQVLLLDVRLPDGDGIEKLTEIKEAFPELQIIMMTAYGNTASVVQAMKNGAIDYLSKPFEWDEIEFIVSKTFEHLKLRHQVERYEWETQARNQDKETLIGESRVMQDLLKKAIVAAPTESTVLIHGETGTGKERIAQMIHEESRRAKGPFMALNCGAIPVHLMESELFGYEKGAFTGAGQLKKGLVEWADGGTLFLDEVGEMPLDTQVKLLRFLETRTFKRVGGHLDIKTDIRIVAATNQHLEEAVAQGTFRSDLYYRLHIVPLHVPPLRDRKEDILPLVDYFLHVFAKQLKKHVPVLTDEARQSLLSYHWAGNVRELRNIVERFVILHETGTDVTSFLEGQHTGVPSFKEEKQKLELDLDLLDFDEPFSLKDELERIELGYIKQALEKTKWNVSKSAELLGMSRYALQRRIDKAKLQ